The genomic window ACAGAACAGCCCCAGACCAAAGGTGATGAACCCCACGACCATGGTCGAACGTGGTCCGAAGCGATCAGCTAGCCATCCGTTGAACAGGAATCCGACGATGGCGAACCCCCCTTGCAGCCCCAACAGCGAATCCGCCACCCGTTCGCTGAACCCGGTACCGACCAGGTAGGCGACCAGATGAATTCGGAAGAGATCCCAGGCGAGAATGATCGACATATGCATGATCGCGATTGCTAAGAAGGCGCCGGAGAGCAAAGCCGTGCGCGCCGACACGCCGTCTAATTCCTCGCCCGCTTGCACACTCATCTCGCCCGGGGGATGACGGCGTATCCAAGCCAATACCATCGGCAATGCGATCAGCAGGCTGGGAACCACCGTCCAGCGCATCACCGTGCGCCAGCCGTAATTGGGCAGGAGATGGGCGGCGACCAGGGGGAAGAGCGGGTAGCCGACCGAAATTCCGCTGACCGCGAGCCCCAAGGCCAAGCCGCGGCGGTGTTTGAACCAGGCCAGCACCACCACCCAGATGGGGACCAGGGTGCAGGCGGCCAGGCCGATACCCACCAGTGCAAAAGCCAGGCAAAGCGTGTTCAACGAACCAACGCGGCTGCCGAGCAGGTAACCCAAGTCGGTGATGACGATACCGGCGGCCATCAGCCAGTGGACCTCCATCCGGTCCAGCAACCAACCTGCGGC from Candidatus Binataceae bacterium includes these protein-coding regions:
- a CDS encoding MFS transporter; amino-acid sequence: MRELTRARLRLMASVWAVIILVFSPAINAIGIYLLPLAREFHAGRSQVSLVAAAMAVAMGVGAPAAGWLLDRMEVHWLMAAGIVITDLGYLLGSRVGSLNTLCLAFALVGIGLAACTLVPIWVVVLAWFKHRRGLALGLAVSGISVGYPLFPLVAAHLLPNYGWRTVMRWTVVPSLLIALPMVLAWIRRHPPGEMSVQAGEELDGVSARTALLSGAFLAIAIMHMSIILAWDLFRIHLVAYLVGTGFSERVADSLLGLQGGFAIVGFLFNGWLADRFGPRSTMVVGFITFGLGLFCLRLTHPSAVGWVLMVIFMVCYANAGGLGNFTSLIVVNTMGPRALGTLLGVLSFLGSTLCQSSAPVISGKIYDYTGSYALVFDLAGVLIAVGLIATALIRPLRDLQPAPAEMHPAAAAARD